A window of Fragaria vesca subsp. vesca linkage group LG7, FraVesHawaii_1.0, whole genome shotgun sequence contains these coding sequences:
- the LOC101293240 gene encoding 40S ribosomal protein S13-like — translation MGRMHSHGKGMSASALPYKRTPPSWLKISTPDVEDSICKFAKKGMTPSQIGVILRDSHGIAQVKSVTGSKILRILKAHGLAPEIPEDLYHLIKKAVSVRKHLERNRKDKDSKFRLILVESRIHRLARYYKKTKKLPPVWKYESTTASTLVA, via the exons ATGGGTCGTATGCACAGCCATGGGAAGGGTATGTCAGCTTCGGCTCTGCCCTACAAGAGAACCCCACCGAGCTGGTTGAAGATCTCTACTCCCGAT GTGGAGGATAGTATCTGTAAGTTTGCGAAGAAGGGTATGACGCCGTCTCAGATCGGTGTGATTCTTCGTGACTCTCATGGGATTGCTCAGGTTAAGAGCGTTACTGGAAGCAAGATCTTGAGGATTCTTAAGGCTCATG GTCTTGCTCCTGAGATTCCTGAGGATCTGTACCACCTTATCAAGAAGGCTGTGTCAGTGAGGAAGCATTTGGAGAGGAACAGGAAGGACAAGGACTCCAAGTTCCGTTTGATTCTTGTGGAGAGCAGGATTCACAGGCTTGCTCGTTACTACAAGAAGACCAAGAAGCTCCCCCCAGTCTGGAAATA